The following are from one region of the Salvia hispanica cultivar TCC Black 2014 chromosome 1, UniMelb_Shisp_WGS_1.0, whole genome shotgun sequence genome:
- the LOC125201405 gene encoding protein MRG1 isoform X1: protein MKRNSLDVHLNQFSSLQTELKTCHLKPAKKWEITFIGIATTMVSSSKGESASDADNSSGDALESKSKSLFSEGEKVLAYHGPRIYEAKVQKAEFRKHEWRYFLHYLGWNKNWDEWVGMDRLMKYTEENIMKQQALDALDKKAGVDKNTKLGRSAQTKPKSSTDAKVDKEEAKTTATKGKKRKADSGIEDNPTTENLIKIHIPPSLKKRLVNDWEFITQQNKVVCFFATLNWEFITQQNKLVKLPRSPNVDDILTKYLEHRLKNDGMMTDVVGEILNGLRCYFDKALPAILLYKKERLQYREAISDNTSPSTIYGAEHLLRLFVKLPELLAYVKIDEETLIRLRQRLLEFIKFLQNNESAFFLSAYDGPKVTEGGGKMKDS, encoded by the exons ATGAAACGGAATTCATTGGATGTTCACCTGAACCAATTTTCGTCGTTGCAAACCGAATTAAAAACTTGCC ATTTGAAACCGGCAAAGAAGTGGGAAATCACTTTTATCGGCATTGCAACAACAATGGTGAGCAGCTCCAAGGGAGAGTCGGCGAGCGACGCCGACAATTCATCTGGCGACGCGCTCGAATCCAAGTCCAAGAGCCTCTTCTCCGAGGGCGAGAAGGTTCTCGCCTACCATGGTCCCCGCATCTACGAAGCCAAA GTTCAAAAAGCAGAGTTCCGGAAGCATGAGTGGAGATATTTTCTCCATTACCTT GGTTGGAATAAAAA TTGGGATGAATGGGTAGGCATGGATCGGCTGATGAAATATACCGAAGAGAACATTATGAAGCAACAGGCCCTTGATGCCCTTGATAAGAAAGCTGGAGTTGACAAGAATACTAAATTAGGGCGTTCTGCtcaaacaaaaccaaaaagttCAACTG ATGCTAAAGTGGATAAAGAGGAGGCAAAGACCACAG CTACAAAGGGGAAAAAGCGAAAGGCTGACTCAGGGATTGAG GACAACCCAACAACAGAAAATCTCATCAAAATTCACATTCCTCCCAGTTTGAAGAAGCGATTAGTTAATGATTGGGAGTTCATTACTCAGCAAAACAAGGTAGTGTGCTTCTTTGCTACATTAAATTGGGAGTTCATTACTCAGCAAAACAAG CTTGTGAAGCTCCCGAGATCACCAaatgttgatgatatattgACAAAATATCTTGAACACAGGTTGAAGAATGATGGCAT GATGACTGATGTGGTTGGAGAAATTTTGAATGGGTTAAGATGTTATTTCGACAAGGCTTTGCCAGCTATTCTTTTGTACAAAAAAGAACGCCTGCAGTATCGGGAGGCTATTTCGGATAATACATCTCCATCAACTATATATGGAGCTGAACATTTGTTGCGCCTATTTG TGAAATTGCCAGAATTGTTGGCGTATGTGAAAATTGATGAGGAGACTTTGATTAGGTTGCGGCAGAGATTGCTCGAGTTTATCAA GTTTCTGCAAAATAACGAGAGCGCTTTCTTCCTCTCGGCATATGATGGTCCTAAAGTTACTGAAGGAGGTGGCAAGATGAAGGATAGCTGA
- the LOC125201405 gene encoding protein MRG1 isoform X2: MKRNSLDVHLNQFSSLQTELKTCHLKPAKKWEITFIGIATTMVSSSKGESASDADNSSGDALESKSKSLFSEGEKVLAYHGPRIYEAKVQKAEFRKHEWRYFLHYLGWNKNWDEWVGMDRLMKYTEENIMKQQALDALDKKAGVDKNTKLGRSAQTKPKSSTDAKVDKEEAKTTATKGKKRKADSGIEDNPTTENLIKIHIPPSLKKRLVNDWEFITQQNKLVKLPRSPNVDDILTKYLEHRLKNDGMMTDVVGEILNGLRCYFDKALPAILLYKKERLQYREAISDNTSPSTIYGAEHLLRLFVKLPELLAYVKIDEETLIRLRQRLLEFIKFLQNNESAFFLSAYDGPKVTEGGGKMKDS; this comes from the exons ATGAAACGGAATTCATTGGATGTTCACCTGAACCAATTTTCGTCGTTGCAAACCGAATTAAAAACTTGCC ATTTGAAACCGGCAAAGAAGTGGGAAATCACTTTTATCGGCATTGCAACAACAATGGTGAGCAGCTCCAAGGGAGAGTCGGCGAGCGACGCCGACAATTCATCTGGCGACGCGCTCGAATCCAAGTCCAAGAGCCTCTTCTCCGAGGGCGAGAAGGTTCTCGCCTACCATGGTCCCCGCATCTACGAAGCCAAA GTTCAAAAAGCAGAGTTCCGGAAGCATGAGTGGAGATATTTTCTCCATTACCTT GGTTGGAATAAAAA TTGGGATGAATGGGTAGGCATGGATCGGCTGATGAAATATACCGAAGAGAACATTATGAAGCAACAGGCCCTTGATGCCCTTGATAAGAAAGCTGGAGTTGACAAGAATACTAAATTAGGGCGTTCTGCtcaaacaaaaccaaaaagttCAACTG ATGCTAAAGTGGATAAAGAGGAGGCAAAGACCACAG CTACAAAGGGGAAAAAGCGAAAGGCTGACTCAGGGATTGAG GACAACCCAACAACAGAAAATCTCATCAAAATTCACATTCCTCCCAGTTTGAAGAAGCGATTAGTTAATGATTGGGAGTTCATTACTCAGCAAAACAAG CTTGTGAAGCTCCCGAGATCACCAaatgttgatgatatattgACAAAATATCTTGAACACAGGTTGAAGAATGATGGCAT GATGACTGATGTGGTTGGAGAAATTTTGAATGGGTTAAGATGTTATTTCGACAAGGCTTTGCCAGCTATTCTTTTGTACAAAAAAGAACGCCTGCAGTATCGGGAGGCTATTTCGGATAATACATCTCCATCAACTATATATGGAGCTGAACATTTGTTGCGCCTATTTG TGAAATTGCCAGAATTGTTGGCGTATGTGAAAATTGATGAGGAGACTTTGATTAGGTTGCGGCAGAGATTGCTCGAGTTTATCAA GTTTCTGCAAAATAACGAGAGCGCTTTCTTCCTCTCGGCATATGATGGTCCTAAAGTTACTGAAGGAGGTGGCAAGATGAAGGATAGCTGA
- the LOC125201405 gene encoding protein MRG1 isoform X3 produces the protein MVPASTKPKFKKQSSGSMSGDIFSITLVGIKSEHVPIPSFPSIYQTWSWDEWVGMDRLMKYTEENIMKQQALDALDKKAGVDKNTKLGRSAQTKPKSSTDAKVDKEEAKTTATKGKKRKADSGIEDNPTTENLIKIHIPPSLKKRLVNDWEFITQQNKVVCFFATLNWEFITQQNKLVKLPRSPNVDDILTKYLEHRLKNDGMMTDVVGEILNGLRCYFDKALPAILLYKKERLQYREAISDNTSPSTIYGAEHLLRLFVKLPELLAYVKIDEETLIRLRQRLLEFIKFLQNNESAFFLSAYDGPKVTEGGGKMKDS, from the exons ATGGTCCCCGCATCTACGAAGCCAAA GTTCAAAAAGCAGAGTTCCGGAAGCATGAGTGGAGATATTTTCTCCATTACCTT GGTTGGAATAAAAAGTGAGCATGTTCCCATCCCTTCATTTCCTTCTATTTATCAGACTTGGAG TTGGGATGAATGGGTAGGCATGGATCGGCTGATGAAATATACCGAAGAGAACATTATGAAGCAACAGGCCCTTGATGCCCTTGATAAGAAAGCTGGAGTTGACAAGAATACTAAATTAGGGCGTTCTGCtcaaacaaaaccaaaaagttCAACTG ATGCTAAAGTGGATAAAGAGGAGGCAAAGACCACAG CTACAAAGGGGAAAAAGCGAAAGGCTGACTCAGGGATTGAG GACAACCCAACAACAGAAAATCTCATCAAAATTCACATTCCTCCCAGTTTGAAGAAGCGATTAGTTAATGATTGGGAGTTCATTACTCAGCAAAACAAGGTAGTGTGCTTCTTTGCTACATTAAATTGGGAGTTCATTACTCAGCAAAACAAG CTTGTGAAGCTCCCGAGATCACCAaatgttgatgatatattgACAAAATATCTTGAACACAGGTTGAAGAATGATGGCAT GATGACTGATGTGGTTGGAGAAATTTTGAATGGGTTAAGATGTTATTTCGACAAGGCTTTGCCAGCTATTCTTTTGTACAAAAAAGAACGCCTGCAGTATCGGGAGGCTATTTCGGATAATACATCTCCATCAACTATATATGGAGCTGAACATTTGTTGCGCCTATTTG TGAAATTGCCAGAATTGTTGGCGTATGTGAAAATTGATGAGGAGACTTTGATTAGGTTGCGGCAGAGATTGCTCGAGTTTATCAA GTTTCTGCAAAATAACGAGAGCGCTTTCTTCCTCTCGGCATATGATGGTCCTAAAGTTACTGAAGGAGGTGGCAAGATGAAGGATAGCTGA
- the LOC125201405 gene encoding protein MRG1 isoform X4, with protein MSGDIFSITLVGIKSEHVPIPSFPSIYQTWSWDEWVGMDRLMKYTEENIMKQQALDALDKKAGVDKNTKLGRSAQTKPKSSTDAKVDKEEAKTTATKGKKRKADSGIEDNPTTENLIKIHIPPSLKKRLVNDWEFITQQNKVVCFFATLNWEFITQQNKLVKLPRSPNVDDILTKYLEHRLKNDGMMTDVVGEILNGLRCYFDKALPAILLYKKERLQYREAISDNTSPSTIYGAEHLLRLFVKLPELLAYVKIDEETLIRLRQRLLEFIKFLQNNESAFFLSAYDGPKVTEGGGKMKDS; from the exons ATGAGTGGAGATATTTTCTCCATTACCTT GGTTGGAATAAAAAGTGAGCATGTTCCCATCCCTTCATTTCCTTCTATTTATCAGACTTGGAG TTGGGATGAATGGGTAGGCATGGATCGGCTGATGAAATATACCGAAGAGAACATTATGAAGCAACAGGCCCTTGATGCCCTTGATAAGAAAGCTGGAGTTGACAAGAATACTAAATTAGGGCGTTCTGCtcaaacaaaaccaaaaagttCAACTG ATGCTAAAGTGGATAAAGAGGAGGCAAAGACCACAG CTACAAAGGGGAAAAAGCGAAAGGCTGACTCAGGGATTGAG GACAACCCAACAACAGAAAATCTCATCAAAATTCACATTCCTCCCAGTTTGAAGAAGCGATTAGTTAATGATTGGGAGTTCATTACTCAGCAAAACAAGGTAGTGTGCTTCTTTGCTACATTAAATTGGGAGTTCATTACTCAGCAAAACAAG CTTGTGAAGCTCCCGAGATCACCAaatgttgatgatatattgACAAAATATCTTGAACACAGGTTGAAGAATGATGGCAT GATGACTGATGTGGTTGGAGAAATTTTGAATGGGTTAAGATGTTATTTCGACAAGGCTTTGCCAGCTATTCTTTTGTACAAAAAAGAACGCCTGCAGTATCGGGAGGCTATTTCGGATAATACATCTCCATCAACTATATATGGAGCTGAACATTTGTTGCGCCTATTTG TGAAATTGCCAGAATTGTTGGCGTATGTGAAAATTGATGAGGAGACTTTGATTAGGTTGCGGCAGAGATTGCTCGAGTTTATCAA GTTTCTGCAAAATAACGAGAGCGCTTTCTTCCTCTCGGCATATGATGGTCCTAAAGTTACTGAAGGAGGTGGCAAGATGAAGGATAGCTGA